The genomic region GGCTATATTGGTGTGATGATTGATGATTTAGTGACTAAAGGCACAAATGAGCCCTATAGGGTTTTTACCTCGCGTGCGGAATATCGCCTACTTTTGCGCGAGGATAATGCGTATTTGCGCCTTGGTGGCTATGGCTATGAGTGCGCACTTGTGAGTGAAGCGGAGTTTGAAGCGATAAATAAGGATAAAAAAGATATTGCACGTGTGCTTGAATTTCTCGCGCAAACCTCAATCACGCCAAACAAGCCAAACAAGGAGCTTTTAGAATCCCTACATTTAAAAGCCATTAATGATAAAACCACACTTTTACAAACGCTAAGTATTAATGAATTTAGCAATGACGCGCTATGCGCGCTATGCAAAGCGTTTGGTTTGGAGCTAGATTCTCTAAGCGAAAGGGCATTAGAGCAAGTGCGCATAGAATCCAAATACGCAAGCTACATTAGCAAGCAAGCAGATTCTTTGCAAAATATGGAGCAAATGCTCAGTGTGGAAATCCCGCAAGATTTTAGCTTTGATGGGATTCCGGGATTAAGTTTAGAAGTAATTGAAAAGCTAAAAAAATTTAATCCAAAATCGCTTTTTGAAGCCAGTCGCATAAGCGGGATAACGCCAGCAAGTCTTGATGTATTGCATTTGTATATTCATTTGCGACAAAAGCGCGCACAAGCTATGCAAGCCCAAATTTAAGGAGAATCTATGCTTTCAAAGGACATTTTAGCCTATTCAAAGGTGCGCTACGAACTGCGCGCATATATGACTTATCTTTTCGAGCAAAATATCCACGAAACGCCACAAATAAACCTAGAGCAGATTCTTAAAGGTGTGGAGAAAATCAAAGATGAAATCAAGGATTTTGAGTTAATTTATGTGCTAGATTCTAAGGGCAATCAACTAAGCTACATTGCTTCCAAAACAAACTTGAGTTGCGTGCATTCCAAGCTTAATGAAAATTATGCTGATAGGGCGTATTTTTATGAAGCCATAGAGGAGGAGCGCTGTATCGTAACCAACCCCTACCCGACTATGCATAGTGGCAAGCTCATCGTAACGGCATCTTATCCCATTTATGACCACAAGCACAAATTGCAGTATGTCATCTGTATCGATGTGCGCCTAAGCGACGCACTCAAAATCACCGCTACCACGCCACTTTTCAATACTTTTTCACACCTCAGTACGATAATGTATTTTATGATTTCCACTATGCTTGGGCTTATTGCATTACTATTGATGATAAAAGGTTTTATGAGTTTTTGGGATTCGGTAGAGCATTTCCGCGATTTTAAGACGGAAAATATTTTCCGCTCGACAATTCTACTCACACTCGCGCTTGCGATTTTAGACTTGGTGAAGACGATTTTTGAAGAAGAGGTGCTTGGGCGCAATATCCACGAAAACAGCGGGCTTGTCAATCGCACTATGATTCGCTTCCTTGGTTCAGTCATCATCGCGCTTGCAATTGAAGCACTTATGCTGGTGTTTAAATTTACCTTGCAATTGCCAGAAGAGATTATATACGCGGTGTATTTGTTGCTTGGTGTATCCGCGCTGCTCATTGGGCTTGCAGTTTATGTCAAACTCACCGCAACGCCAAAACGAAGACAAAATTAACCCACAACATAAGGAGAACCTATGAAAAAACAATTTAAAAAAATGCTTGCAAAGCTAAAAAATTTCTTTTTGTCAGAGAATCTACAACGTTTGGAGCAAATACTTATGGCTCAAGGCAAGGTTCTAAGTTTGCAAAATACACAAATCGCCCACGCTCTCAAATCTACAAAATCTCAAGCTGTGCTAAATGCCAACAAGGGGGGGGGGCAATAGTTATAATCTTGCGCCATTTTTTATAGAATCTGCAGAATTTCGCATCTTTAGTCAAAATGGCGAAGATGGAATTATCGATTTTTTAATCCAACTTCTTGATTTAAGCGCATATCCAAAGGCATTTATTGAATTTGGTGTGGAAAACTACACAGAATCCAACACACGTTTTTTATTGAAAAACCGCAATTTTCAAGGCTTGGTGCTTGATGGAAGTAGCGAAAATATAGAATCTATCAAACGCGATGAGCTTTATTGGAGGCACGATTTAGAAGCACAATGCGCTTTTATCACAAAAGAAAATATTAATGAGATTATCAAATCCTACCTCAAGTCGCGCGATTTAGAAAATGTTGCGCTTTTAAGCATTGATATTGATGGGAATGATTACTATGTGTGGGAGGCAATTAGATGTATCAAACCTGCGATTGTGGTGGTGGAATATAATGCTATTTTTGGAGCACAAAAATGTGTAAGTGTGCCTTATCGCGCTGATTTCAATCGCTTTAACGCGCATTTTAGTGGGCTTTATTTCGGTGCGAGTATTCGCGCGCTAATCCAGCTTGGCGAGAAAAAAGGCTATGTTTTTGTAGGGGCAGATTCTAGCGGGACAAATCTTTTCTTCATAAAAAATCATTTCAAAGAAGAACTCTCACTCATTGCTACACACAGCCTAGAATCTTACTGCACGCGTCATCTTGCACGACAATCACGCGATATTAATGCTAAGCTTACTTTCCTTTTCCACATAGCAAGAGAGAAAGAAATTGCACATTTGCCACTTTTTGAGCCACAAAAATAAGATTCTATTCCATTAAATGTATCACTTACAAGAGCAAAGCCCCTGACAAGCTCCGCTTCTATTCCTTAAAATGTATCGCTTACGCGGAAATAAATCCCGCTTCAGCTCCGCTACGCGTGCATACTCAACGCGTTTTGGCTGATGAGATTCTAAGATTCTCTCGCCTTGAATGGTGTTTTTAGATTCTATTATTCCTTAAATTGCGCTGTATTGTTTTGCATATCCTGAATCTGCGCACTAATATTTTGCAAGTAAAACACCGCAAACTCCTCACTATCGGCACTTCCATAGATTTGAGCCACAAGCGGATATTTTTCAAACATCGCTTTTTTAGCATCTTTATCTTGGCTAATGCGCGCTTGAGCCCTTAAGCGCAAAAACACGCCCTCATTATTGCACGAGCAATACTCGATATTAGCGTGGTTTTGAATATGTTTGTAGAGATTTTTTTTCGTAGAAGTTGCAAAATAGATTTTCCCATTATAAAGCAAGGCACTTTGCACGGGGCGCACTCGTGGATTCCCACAAGTGCCTAAAGTCGCCAAAAACCCAGCAGGATTGGAATCTAAAAATTCTACAATAGATTCTAAAGAATCTAGCTTTAAGGTATTTGCCACAGCAACCTACCTTACCGCGTTAAGCGCGTTGTCGTAGTTCGGCTCGTTTGTGATTTCATCACAAATCTCTTGATGCACAACCTTGCCTTGTGGATCTACCACAATCACCGCGCGTGTTAGCACACCTCTAAGCGGAGAAGATTCTAGCAAAAGCCCATATTTTTTTCCGAACTCCTTTTCTACAAAATCACTTGCTACGATAAGATTTTCGATTCCCTCAGTGCTGCAAAAGCGCCCCTGTGCGAAAGGCAAATCAACTGACACCACAAATACTTTTGCATTTGGCAAGCTTGCTGCTTTTTGGTTAAAAGTCCTTGCTTGCACCGCACAAACGCCTGTATCTAGGCTTGGTACGACATTAATGATTTGATAAATGCCCTGCGCGCCACCTACCTGCACTGCGCTAAGATCTTTACCCACGAGCTGCACGCTTGGCGCGCTATCGCCTACTTTCAAACTGCTTCCAAATAATTTCACTGCGTCTCCGCGAAATGCTGCCATTTCCTATCCTTTAAAAAAATTTGATTGTTGGCGAATTTATCCAAAACTGCTACAATCTGCGCCAAATTCTACTTGGGGCTAGTAATTGAATAGTAAATTAAACGCCAAATCCTACCTTTTAGACACTTCTATCATTTTAGATGATGTGCAAAATATCATCTATCTTTACCAAAATGGACAAAACAGGCTTTTTCTTACCGACACAATCATCGATGAGCTTGATAGCAAAAAAGAGTTGCAAAATGAAATGGGCTATTTTGTGCGCGAGTTTTTCCGCAATATCCACACGCTTAGTGAATCTAAGCTAAAAACAGAATCCGCAAAGCTTTTGCGCGCACAAGATTCTGATTTTATTAGTGAAGTGGTTTTTAAAAGTGAAAATCTTAGTGTGCCTTTAACGCTCATTTATCGCCCACACTACAAAGCCTCAGTCACCGAGCGTAGCCACAATGACTCAAAAATCATAGAAATCGCCAAAGAATACAAGCTTACGCTTTTGACAAATGATATTTCGCTCAAAATCCGCGCCCTTGCGCAAAATATCAGCGCGCAATCACTCTTTCGCAATCGTGTCGAAAATCCAGAACAAATCGATTTTTGGCATCGCTTTGAACTGCACAAAGAACAAGACCTAAGCACGCTTAGCAAAAATGCGGTGTTTCAGAAGCTTAGCGATTGGAGTTTGTGCGAAATTGATGAGATGGATAATACCGACAACGCGCTCTATTACACAGGGCGCAAGTTTTTCGCGCTCAAGGTTGAAGGAAAATGCGAGCCATGCGATATCGATGCTTTACTTGAAGCGCATAAGCCCTACATTTTGCCTGCGAATTTAGAGCAAAAGATGCTCTATGCTCTACTTTTGCACCCTAAAAATTTTCTTACCATTGCCACTGGCGCCACAGGAAGCGGAAAGACGCTCATTGCTCTGCAAGCGGGCATTAGCCTTTTAAAAAGTGGCGCGGTGGAAGGAATCATCTATCTACGCAACACCATCACAGCCACAGACAAGGAAGCCGAGCTGGGATTCCGCAAAGGTGATGAGACACAGAAATTGAGCTATTTTATGTATCCACTTTTTAGCGCGATAAATTTTATGATTGACAAACTTCAGCAAACTTCTTTGGCGAAAAAAATCGAATATCGTGGCGAGGTCAAAACCATTGAAAAAATGGAGGCAACAGAGTATTTTTTGCAAAAACATAAAATCGAGGTGATTGACATAGCCCACGCGCGTGGGATTACGCTTTCAAATAAGTTTATTATTTTTGATGAAGTGCAAAACGCCTCAAATGCGACCATCAAACTTATCGGCACGCGCGTGGGCGAGGGAAGTCGGATTGTGTTTTTGGGCGATTGGGCGCAGATTGATCACCCTTATCTTAGCAGATTCCGTAATGGCGCATTGAGCTTGCTTAAAAAGGCGCTTGAAAATAATATGATTGCTGGAATCCAACTCCGCCAAACTATCCGTAGCGAAGTGGCAAAATGGTTTGGGGATTTTGAATAAATTCTGTTTTAGAATCCTTAGCTCTATTCCTTAAAATTATATCGCCTTCGCGGGAGTGAATCCCGCTTCAGCTCCGCTTCGCGCGCATATTCAACGCGGTTTGGTTGATTGAATTCTAAGATTCTGTAATGTTGTTTTAGAATCCTTAGATTCTATTCCTTAAAATTATATCGCCTTCGCGGGAGTGAATCCCGCTTCAGCTCCGCTTCGCGCGCATATTCAACGCGGTTTGGTTGATTGAATTCTAAGATTCTGTAATGTTGTTTTAGAATCCTTAGATTCTATTCCTTAAAATTATATCGCCTTCGCGGGAGTGAATCCCGCTTCAGCTCCGCTTCGCGCGCATATTCAACGCGGTTTGGTTGATTGAATTCTAAGATTCTGTAATGTTGTTTTAGAATCCTTAGATTCTATTCCTTAAAATTATATCGCCTTCGCGGGAGTGAATCCCGCTTCAGCTCCGCTTCGCGCGCATATTCAACGCGGTTTGGTTGATTGAATTCTAAGATTCTGTAATGTTGTTTTAGAATCCTTAGATTCTATTCCTTAAAATTATATCGCCTTCGCGGGAGTGAATCCCGCTTCAGCTCCGCTTCGCGCGCATATTCAACGCGGTTTGGTTGATTGAATTCTAAGATTCTGTAATGTTGTTTTAGAATCCTTAGATTCTATTCCTTAAAATTATATCGCCTTCGCGGGAGTGAATCCCGCTTCAGCTCCGCTTCGCGCGCATATTCAACGCGGTTTGGTTGATTGAATTCTAAGATTCTGTAATGTTGTTTTAGAATCCTTAGATTCTATTCCTCTCCCCTTTTTTCACATCTCACATATTCACAAATACTTATTACAAACCCTATAAACGCAACCACACCTAAAGCAGTCACCGGCGACATATAACGCGTTTCAGGAACCGTTGAAAATGCCGCGATAAAAAATGCGCTAAAAAATCCTGCAAATCCAACGCTAAAAGCAAAGAGAATCAAGACTCTTAACTCCTTAGATTCTCTAAAAATATATTCTTTATTACCACGTCTTAGGATTTTTGCAATCTTGTCACAAAGCCAAGCTAGCGCATTTCCAAGCCTCTCTTTCTTAACACACAAAAGCACAAAGCTTAGAATCATCACCACAGCATTTGTCACAACACCTACAATGTGATTGAGCGTAAATCTATGCTCAAATAAAAATGTATAGATTTTTTCACGCAAGGGACTAAAGCTCACGCTACGTTCATTTTCTGGAAAAGGGGAGACAACGCTCATATGCCAAGGGTGCGATGGCTTTCCTTGCATTTGCTGAGAGTTAAATATCCATCCCGGATTCTGTATCCACATCGCTTTGATAAAATCACCCTCTAATCTTAAAAAATTATTCGGATGCTTTAATGCTGCTTTGAAAAATTCCCTATTAAGTCCTTTAAGTTTTACATTTGGCTTAAATGGACGCACATCATCATACGCCCAAAAGACATTCATCGGGTCTGCGTTAAGTGGGTAGTTATAAAACACTTCTTTAACATTCTCCCAAGTTTTGCCCTCCGCATACCATTCTTTTCTAAAACAACTAGAATCATTAGCAGGCACGCAAGAGCCGGCAATTTTATGCAATACCATATGGTTTGCAGGGTATGCTTTATTAACCACAAGCATTTTTGGCACACCAACCACAATGCCAAGACACAACACAGCACTAATAAATAACGAGACTATATACCAATAAACAAATTTTTTTCCCTCTAATCTGCGCAACAATAAATAACAAATCACAAAAAACGCTGGATATACGCTAAAAATCGCATTATGACGCCAAAGAATAGCAAAAAATAACAAAATCCCCACAAGTACCCACAGCACCACACGCCAAACCCTACACAAAGGCACAAGCACTAAAAACAACAGCACACTATACGCACACAAAAGCATCATAGGCAGGGCAAAGCTATGATATTGAATGAAATTTTGAAAATAAATATTCCCAATAAAAAGTGGAAAAAGTGCTAAAAATGCAAATTTACTCCTAAAATGGATATACAATCCACACACTAAGAATCCTAAACCCACATACAAAGGCACAAGATTAAAAAGAAACAAATAATATAAATGCCTTCCAAAGCATTTGTATAAAAACTCCATCACATAAGCAATAAACACAGGGTGCGCGTCATTTTTTACCAATGCAATAGAATTATAAGTATCTCCAATCACGTGATACCCCGGAAATCCAAGCCAAAATTGAAACGCAAACAGCGCACCCAAAAGCACCAAGCTAAAAGCTAAAAAGCCTTTGTCTTTTTTAGTAAGTGATGCTTGCGCACAAGAGCCAGATTCTCTATCTTTCTTAAAAAACTCCTTCACCCTCACACCAATTCCCTTTAAAACATTCATCTTAGTGGTTGCATTCATTTATTTACTCCTTTGTTTAGTTCCATTTCTTTTCATCATTCTTTACTCCCTATACACAAATCTCTTTCTTGCAAAGAATCCAAAGAATGCCACGAAAAATGACGCAATGACTTTTGCACCCAAAGCTTGCATAGAAAAAAACTCAACAAGAATCCATAAAAGCGCGGTATTGAGACAAAGCCCTATGGTGTTGATTATGTAAGTAGCAAGGATTTCATTTTTTGAGCATAAGCAATTTGCCCCAAAGACATACTTTCTATACACCACCATACCTTGCATAGAAAGCAGCACAAACATCACAATTGAGCTTACAACATAATGCACGCCTAAAAAATAAGTCAGCACATAAAAGCCGCCCCATTCACAAAGGCTTAGAATCCCACCTAAGAGAAAAAAGCGCACAAGCTTATTTGAGATGATTTTGCTTAGCATATTCTTACCCATCTTTAGCTTCTCTCTTTGCTTAGTCTATTTTCTTGTGATGAAGATATGCTATTCTGCGAGATTCTCTAATGCCTTTAACAATCAAATGCGCGAGCATTCCAGCCACGCCTAGCACGACACCAATAACCCCCACTCCAACGCACACAAAGAGCGTAGGATACCTAGCCACTGCGCTTGTCTCTAAAAACTCCAAATAAATATCAACACCAACAAAAAATGAAAGCACAAAGCACAACGCACTTAAAGTTCCAAACACAAACAAAGGACGTTCAGTAAAAAGAAGTTGGAAAATCATAAAAAGGATTTTAAAGCCATCTCTGAAAGTGTGAAGTTTAGAAAAGCTCCCTTCTGGACGTGGCTTATACGAGGTTTCTATCTCATCTACGCGCAAATTCTGCTGCAAGGCAAAGACACTTAGCTCTGTTTCTATTTCAAAGCCCTTACTTTGGGCTGGGAAGCTTTTAACAAAAGCGCGAGAAAAGATTCTGTATCCGCTAAGCATATCATCAAACTGCTTACCAAAAAAGAGGGCTGCTGTGGCACTTAGAAGTTTATTGCCAAAGCTGTGACCGATTCTATGCACGCTATCGTGTTTGCTGCGGGCGATATTTAGCATATCGAGTTGGTTTGAATGAAGTTGTGCTATTGCGCGAGGCAAGATGCTTGTGTTGTGCTGTGTGTCCCCATCTATCATCACATAAATATCAGAATCTAGCAAGGCAAACGCATCAGCTATCACCGCACCTTTGCCCTGTGTGGTGGTGGTAAAAAGGGAGAGTTTGGGGGAAGTAGCGTGAGAGTGGGTGGATTCTTGGAAATGATGAGATTCTAGGGATTGGGTGGATTCTTGGGGTTGATTGGATGAGGATTGAGATTGGGTGGAATTGGATTGGTTAGATTCTGCCTTTAAGCTGTTTGCCCCCCCCCCTCATAGCAAAATCAATAGTGCTAGCTTGGAAGTATGTTTGGGAATCTATCCCATTAATTGTATCGCCTTGTGGGAGTGAATCCCACTTCGGCTCCGCCTCTATTCCCTTAATGCTATCACCTTCGCGGAAGTGAATTCCGCTAGTCTCCGCCTCGCGTGCATACTCGGCGTTTTTTGGTTGTTCTGGGGCCGATTCTATGCTTAAGGACTTGATTTTTTCTAGCACGAGATTTTTTGAATTGTCTGTTGAGTTGTTATCAAAAACTGCGATATGCGCTTGAGGCAGGATTGTTAAGATTTCATCAATCACTTGCAAAATCGTGCGCTCTTCATTAAACACAGGGATAATCACGCTAATTTTAGGAGGCATTGCAATTCCTTTTTTAAGATGTTAGATTGCTTAAAATCTCTAGATTCTAAAAAACTTCAGAATCTAGCAAAGTGCAAAGATTGAAACGCAAAAACAAAAGGTTGGGATTCTATCCAAAAAGAGAGGGATTGACAAGGGGGGGGGGATAAAACTGCAAACTCCGAAAATCCCTCTAACGCTTTGTACGCTCACGCACCATTTTAACAAGCTCGATAACATTTTGACACGGAAGGTCTGGAATCATACCGTGTCCGAGGTTGAAAATATGTCCGCCATTTTTTCCCATTATTTTGATAATGTAATCCACGCCCTGCTCCATTTGCGCTTTGTCATACAGCCTTGCTGGCTCTAAATTCCCCTGCAACACATACTTTGCGCCTAGCTTTGCTTTAGCTAACTCTAGCGGTGTGCTCCAATCCACACCAAAAACATCAAACTCCCCATCTATGGAATCTAAAAATCCCGCAATTCCCTTTGGGAAGCACATCACAGGGATATGCGGATATTTATTTTTGAGATATTTTGCAATGTCCTTAATGTAGTGCCAGCTAAACTCCAAATACGCCTCTTTCTCTAACGCGCTAGCCCAGCTATCAAAGATTTGCACAGCATTTGCACCGGCTTCTATCTGCGCGCTCAAATAACCCTTGAGCTCCTCGCTAATCTTTGCTAGCAACGAATGCAAAAGCGCGGGATTGCTATAAAGCATTTTCTTGCTTTTTGCATAAGTTTTGCTCCCCTGCCCCTCTATCATATAAGTCGCAAGCGTCCAAGGCGCACCACAAAAGCCAATAAGTGCCTTGTCTTTTGCGAGCTTTTGACGCACAGAGCTTATCGTATCATAGACATAAGAGAGGTTCTTATACGCACCGACTTTGAGGCTTTCCACATCGTGTGCGGATTCTATCGTGCGCCCAAATTTTGGTCCCTCCCCGCTTACAAATTCAAGCTCCAAGCCCATTTCATAAGGCACGACTAAAATATCGCTAAATAAAATCGCCGCATCAACACCCAAAATATCCACCGGTTGCAATGTTACCTCCGTTGCAAGCGCGACATTTTGACACAAATCCAAAAAACTCCCCGCTCTCTTACGCACCTCTTTATACTCGCTTAGATACCTACCTGCTTGACGCATAAGCCAAATTGGCGTATATGGCGTTGGCTTTTTAAAACACGCATCGATAAAAATCATTCTTTGTCCTTCATTAATTTTTGTTTAAGCATTTTGCTTTACCCACTCTTGGGCGATTCTCACGGCATTTGTCGCAGCACCTACGCGGATTTGGTCCGCCACACACCAAAGATGCAGAATCTTTTTGTCAAAATTATCCACGCGAATGCGCCCCACATAAGTTTCATCGGTATCTGTGGCAATGAGTGGCATTGGATATTCTTTTGCTTGTGGGTTGTCAAAAAGCACGATATTTGGCGCATTTTTGAGAATCTCGCGCGCAGATTCTGCGCTCACTTCTTGTTTAAACCTAATGCTAATCGCCTCGCTATGACTACGCAAAACAGGCACACGCACGCAAGTAGCGCTTAACTCGAAGTTTGAGTGCATAATCTTGTTTGTCTCATTTATCATTTTCATCTCTTCTTTAGTGTAATCGTTGTCTAAAAAAATATCAATATGCGGGATTACATTAAGCGCGATTCTGTGCGCAAACGCCTTTGGCTCGCAAGATTCTAAATCAAAGGCAAAGAATCTCTGCATTTGCGTTACAAGCTCTTCCATACCACTTTTTCCCGCGCCAGAGACGGCTTGATAAGTGCTAACATCTACGCGCGTAATGCCAAAAGCCTTGTGCAGTGGGGCTAGGACTTGCACCATTTGGATTGTTGAGCAGTTTGGATTTGCCACAATGCCACATTTTTTGGCAAGTGCGATATCAGCGGGATTGACTTCAGGCACGACAAGTGGGATATTTTCTTGCATACGAAAAAAGCTTGTATTATCAATCACAAGCGCACCGGCTTTTACCGCACTTGGGACAAAACGCTCGCTCACGCTTCCACCAGCAGAAAAAAAGGCGATTTCCACGCTATGTGTCGCAAAAACAGAATCTGTGGTTTCTAAAATCGTATATTGCTTGCCCTTAAAACTCACACTCTCCCCCGCACTGCGCGCACTTGCAAGCGGGATAAGATTTTTAACAGGGAAATTCTGCTCTTCTAAAATTTTGAGAATCTCCTCTCCCACAGCCCCGCTCGCACCGACAACCGCCACAACAAATTCTTTTTTCATCGCCTTAAGCCCTTTCTTAAAAATATCTTAAATATTGCCAAAATCCGCAAAAAACGCGCATTAT from Helicobacter himalayensis harbors:
- a CDS encoding PDC sensor domain-containing protein, whose translation is MLSKDILAYSKVRYELRAYMTYLFEQNIHETPQINLEQILKGVEKIKDEIKDFELIYVLDSKGNQLSYIASKTNLSCVHSKLNENYADRAYFYEAIEEERCIVTNPYPTMHSGKLIVTASYPIYDHKHKLQYVICIDVRLSDALKITATTPLFNTFSHLSTIMYFMISTMLGLIALLLMIKGFMSFWDSVEHFRDFKTENIFRSTILLTLALAILDLVKTIFEEEVLGRNIHENSGLVNRTMIRFLGSVIIALAIEALMLVFKFTLQLPEEIIYAVYLLLGVSALLIGLAVYVKLTATPKRRQN
- a CDS encoding pyridoxamine 5'-phosphate oxidase family protein — encoded protein: MANTLKLDSLESIVEFLDSNPAGFLATLGTCGNPRVRPVQSALLYNGKIYFATSTKKNLYKHIQNHANIEYCSCNNEGVFLRLRAQARISQDKDAKKAMFEKYPLVAQIYGSADSEEFAVFYLQNISAQIQDMQNNTAQFKE
- the tpx gene encoding thiol peroxidase; the protein is MAAFRGDAVKLFGSSLKVGDSAPSVQLVGKDLSAVQVGGAQGIYQIINVVPSLDTGVCAVQARTFNQKAASLPNAKVFVVSVDLPFAQGRFCSTEGIENLIVASDFVEKEFGKKYGLLLESSPLRGVLTRAVIVVDPQGKVVHQEICDEITNEPNYDNALNAVR
- a CDS encoding PhoH family protein, with the translated sequence MNSKLNAKSYLLDTSIILDDVQNIIYLYQNGQNRLFLTDTIIDELDSKKELQNEMGYFVREFFRNIHTLSESKLKTESAKLLRAQDSDFISEVVFKSENLSVPLTLIYRPHYKASVTERSHNDSKIIEIAKEYKLTLLTNDISLKIRALAQNISAQSLFRNRVENPEQIDFWHRFELHKEQDLSTLSKNAVFQKLSDWSLCEIDEMDNTDNALYYTGRKFFALKVEGKCEPCDIDALLEAHKPYILPANLEQKMLYALLLHPKNFLTIATGATGSGKTLIALQAGISLLKSGAVEGIIYLRNTITATDKEAELGFRKGDETQKLSYFMYPLFSAINFMIDKLQQTSLAKKIEYRGEVKTIEKMEATEYFLQKHKIEVIDIAHARGITLSNKFIIFDEVQNASNATIKLIGTRVGEGSRIVFLGDWAQIDHPYLSRFRNGALSLLKKALENNMIAGIQLRQTIRSEVAKWFGDFE
- a CDS encoding GtrA family protein, which produces MGKNMLSKIISNKLVRFFLLGGILSLCEWGGFYVLTYFLGVHYVVSSIVMFVLLSMQGMVVYRKYVFGANCLCSKNEILATYIINTIGLCLNTALLWILVEFFSMQALGAKVIASFFVAFFGFFARKRFVYRE
- a CDS encoding glycosyltransferase family 2 protein, giving the protein MPPKISVIIPVFNEERTILQVIDEILTILPQAHIAVFDNNSTDNSKNLVLEKIKSLSIESAPEQPKNAEYAREAETSGIHFREGDSIKGIEAEPKWDSLPQGDTINGIDSQTYFQASTIDFAMRGGGKQLKGRI
- the hemE gene encoding uroporphyrinogen decarboxylase, with protein sequence MIFIDACFKKPTPYTPIWLMRQAGRYLSEYKEVRKRAGSFLDLCQNVALATEVTLQPVDILGVDAAILFSDILVVPYEMGLELEFVSGEGPKFGRTIESAHDVESLKVGAYKNLSYVYDTISSVRQKLAKDKALIGFCGAPWTLATYMIEGQGSKTYAKSKKMLYSNPALLHSLLAKISEELKGYLSAQIEAGANAVQIFDSWASALEKEAYLEFSWHYIKDIAKYLKNKYPHIPVMCFPKGIAGFLDSIDGEFDVFGVDWSTPLELAKAKLGAKYVLQGNLEPARLYDKAQMEQGVDYIIKIMGKNGGHIFNLGHGMIPDLPCQNVIELVKMVRERTKR
- a CDS encoding aspartate-semialdehyde dehydrogenase — translated: MKKEFVVAVVGASGAVGEEILKILEEQNFPVKNLIPLASARSAGESVSFKGKQYTILETTDSVFATHSVEIAFFSAGGSVSERFVPSAVKAGALVIDNTSFFRMQENIPLVVPEVNPADIALAKKCGIVANPNCSTIQMVQVLAPLHKAFGITRVDVSTYQAVSGAGKSGMEELVTQMQRFFAFDLESCEPKAFAHRIALNVIPHIDIFLDNDYTKEEMKMINETNKIMHSNFELSATCVRVPVLRSHSEAISIRFKQEVSAESAREILKNAPNIVLFDNPQAKEYPMPLIATDTDETYVGRIRVDNFDKKILHLWCVADQIRVGAATNAVRIAQEWVKQNA